One Festucalex cinctus isolate MCC-2025b chromosome 3, RoL_Fcin_1.0, whole genome shotgun sequence DNA window includes the following coding sequences:
- the man2a2 gene encoding alpha-mannosidase 2x isoform X3: MKLRKQVTVCGGAIFCVAVFSLYLMLDRVQHDPARRQNGGNFPRSQISVLQNRIEQLEQLLEENHQIISHIKDSVMELTDTGAVSPSGHLPFRSANGSWILPFDGRLTFLAVKPQDCQLAAGSHSQADVQMLDVYSLLKFDNPDGGVWKQGFDITYDADEWDKEPLQVFVVPHSHNDPGWIKTFDKYFTDQTQHILNNMVVKLAEDPRRKFIWSEISFFSKWWESADAQKQEAARKLILEGQLEIVTGGWVMTDEANVHYFAMIDQLIEGHQWLERNIGVTPRSGWAIDPFGHSSTMAYVLNRANLTSMLIQRVHYSVKKHFAATRNLEFMWRQPWDTGSSSDILCHMMPFYSYDVPHTCGPDPKICCQFDFKRLPGGRINCPWKVPPKAVEEANVAERAQLLLDQYRKKSKLYRSKVLLSPLGDDFRYDKALEWDQQYINYQKLFDYMNSQPEMHVKAQFGTLTDYFNALYKSYGLVPGSRPTDFPVLSGDFFAYADREDHYWTGYFTSRPFYKSLDRVIESHLRGAEILYSLAVANARHMGMEGRYPVSDYALLVDARRSVGLFQHHDAITGTAKENVVVDYGTRLLRSLIGLKRVITNAAHFLVMKNKEFYRFYHTEPFLETDDRRATQDSLPQRTLIELDPAGPRYLVLFNPVEQERLCVVTVLVNTIKVRVLTEDGQTLPVQLSAQWSSSSQMGAEVFEATFMVRLPALGLAIFHLYESPDSPMTLRSDTVLRLPGGAHTAHASDPLPVRSQQADPQTFYISSQFLILGFSGTTGLLESIKHKDDPQEIKVQMHFLVYGTRPSRDKSGAYLFLPDGKATPYDHKEPPVVRVVEGPLFSEVVAYYQHFQLAIRIHNVPGVDGLSVDITTTVDIRDQINKELALRLVTDIQSGDVFYTDLNGFQMQLRRYHQKLPLQANFYPMPSQAYIQDSHHRLTLHTAQSLGVSSLKSGQLEVILDRRLMQDDNRGLGQGLKDNKRTVNRFRLLLERRLMGNKPDGFFAKLSSVFHNLLPKMLSDRVQQMTDSSTMSFPSVLGHMTNAILNHDVLALPVLPKRRGVPPLQSFAPLKSMLPCDFHLLNLRSIQSQDPNAPSPYTALILHRFGLDCALDVPNLGFNCTTTKGQLNVSGLFKNLDLQLLQPMSLTLMYSSPPLANHSTVSLDLMEISAFKLKLR; this comes from the exons ATGAAGCTGAGGAAACAGGTGACCGTGTGTGGAGGGGCCATCTTTTGTGTGGCTGTGTTCTCACTCTATCTCATGTTGGACCGCGTCCAGCATGACCCTGCAAGGCGACAAAATGGTGGAAACTTTCCACGG AGCCAAATTTCCGTCCTGCAGAACCGGATAGAGCAGTTGGAGCAGCTCCTGGAGGAAAACCATCAAATCATCAGTCACATAAAAGACTCTGTGATGGAGCTCACAGACACAGGAGCAGTGTCTCCCAGTGGCCACCTGCCCTTCAGGAGTGCCAATGGCTCCTGGATCCTTCCCTTTGACGGCCGTCTCACTTTCCTGGCTGTCAAGCCCCAGGACTGTCAGTTGGCTGCAGGCAGTCACAGTCAGGCAGACGTTCAG ATGTTGGATGTATACTCACTCCTCAAGTTTGACAACCCGGATGGTGGTGTGTGGAAACAGGGCTTTGACATAACTTACGATGCTGATGAGTGGGACAAAGAACCCCTGCAAGTGTTTGTGGTCCCACACTCTCACAATGATCCAG GTTGGATTAAGACTTTTGACAAGTACTTCACGGACCAGACACAGCATATTTTAAACAACATGGTGGTGAAGCTGGCCGAGGATCCCCGCAGGAAGTTCATTTGGTCTGAGATTTCCTTCTTCTCCAAGTGGTGGGAGAGTGCAGATGCACAAAAGCAAGAGGCTGCACGCAA ATTGATCCTCGAGGGACAGCTAGAGATTGTGACAGGAGGATGGGTGATGACAGACGAAGCCAACGTTCATTACTTCGCCATGATAGACCAGCTTATTGAGGGACATCAGTGGCTAGAGAGAAACATAG GGGTAACGCCCCGCAGCGGTTGGGCAATAGACCCTTTTGGTCACAGCTCCACTATGGCCTATGTGCTAAATAGGGCCAACCTGACCAGCATGCTCATCCAGAGGGTCCACTACTCGGTCAAAAAGCATTTTGCTGCCACACGCAACTTGGAGTTTATGTGGCGGCAGCCTTGGG ACACTGGATCCAGTTCAGACATACTTTGCCACATGATGCCCTTCTACAGCTATGACGTGCCTCATACATGTGGGCCTGACCCAAAGATCTGCTGCCAGTTTGACTTCAAGAGGCTACCTGGCGGTCGAATCAACTGTCCATGGAAGGTCCCACCCAAGGCTGTGGAGGAGGCAAATGTAGCAGAGAG GGCACAACTCCTCCTGGATCAGTATCGCAAAAAGTCCAAACTTTACCGTAGCAAGGTGCTTCTCAGCCCTCTGGGAGATGACTTCCGCTATGACAAGGCCTTGGAGTGGGACCAGCAGTATATCAACTATCAGAAACTCTTTGATTACATGAATTCTCAGCCTGAGATGCATGTCAAG GCTCAGTTTGGAACCCTGACTGACTACTTCAATGCTCTGTATAAATCCTATGGATTGGTCCCAGGATCACGACCCACAGACTTTCCTGTGCTCAGTGGGGACTTCTTTGCCTATGCAGACCGAGAAGATCACTACTGGACCGGCTACTTTACATCACGGCCCTTTTATAAGAGCTTGGATCGTGTAATTGAATCACACCTCAG GGGAGCTGAAATACTTTACAGCTTAGCAGTTGCCAATGCCCGACACATGGGCATGGAAGGACGCTACCCGGTCTCAGATTACGCCCTGCTTGTTGACGCCAGGCGGTCTGTGGGCCTCTTCCAGCATCATGATGCCATCACTGGCACTGCGAAAGAGAATGTTGTCGTTGATTATGGCACCAG ATTACTACGCTCGCTCATTGGCCTGAAGAGGGTGATCACCAATGCTGCACATTTCCTGGTGATGAAGAACAAAGAGTTCTATCGCTTCTACCACACAGAGCCTTTCCTAGAGACG GACGATAGGCGTGCTACTCAGGACTCCCTCCCGCAGCGCACCTTAATCGAGCTTGATCCAGCTGGGCCAAG GTACCTGGTCCTGTTCAACCCTGTTGAGCAGGAGCGGTTGTGTGTTGTGACCGtgttggtcaacacaatcaaGGTGAGGGTGCTGACTGAAGATGGCCAGACCCTCCCTGTGCAGCTTAGCGCTCAGTGGAGCTCGTCAAGTCAAATGGGCGCAGAAGTGTTTGAG GCTACATTCATGGTGCGCCTACCAGCTTTGGGTCTCGCCATCTTCCATCTGTACGAGTCTCCGGACTCACCCATGACTCTGCGCTCGGACACAGTTCTCCGGCTGCCTGGAGGCGCTCATACTGCCCACGCTTCAGACCCACTTCCTGTTCGGTCCCAGCAAGCTGACCCTCAGACGTTCTACATCAGCAGCCAGTTTCTGATCCTGGGCTTCTCTGGCACCACGGGGCTCTTGGAG AGTATCAAACACAAGGATGATCCTCAGGAAATTAAGGTTCAGATGCACTTCTTGGTGTACGGAACTCGTCCTTCTAGAGACAAAAGTGGTGCTTATCTTTTCCTTCCCGATGGAAAAGCAACG CCCTACGACCACAAAGAGCCACCTGTGGTGCGTGTCGTTGAGGGACCGCTCTTCTCTGAAGTGGTGGCATACTACCAACACTTTCAGCTGGCAATTCGCATCCACAATGTGCCAG GTGTGGATGGCCTGTCTGTGGACATCACCACCACAGTGGACATCAGAGATCAAATTAACAAGGAGCTGGCCCTGCGACTGGTGACTGACATCCAGAGTGGAGATGTCTTCTACACAGACCTCAATGGCTTCCAG ATGCAGCTTCGTCGCTACCACCAGAAACTCCCCTTGCAAGCTAACTTCTACCCAATGCCCAGCCAGGCTTACATCCAGGACAGCCATCATAGGCTAACACTGCACACGGCACAGTCTCTGGGTGTCAGCAGCCTCAAGAGTG GCCAACTGGAAGTGATTTTGGACCGCCGACTGATGCAGGATGATAATCGTGGGCTGGGTCAAGGCCTCAAGGACAACAAGAGGACGGTCAACCGCTTTCGACTGCTTCTGGAGAGGAGATTGATGGGCAACAAG CCTGATGGCTTCTTTGCCAAACTCTCCTCCGTGTTTCACAATCTCCTCCCCAAAATGTTGAGTGACAGAGTTCAACAG ATGACAGATAGCTCCACGATGAGCTTCCCCTCTGTGcttggtcacatgaccaacgCCATCCTGAATCACGACGTTCTGGCGCTACCTGTCCTGCCGAAAAGGCGTGGCGTGCCTCCTCTGCAAAGCTTTGCGCCACTCAAGTCCATGCTTCCCTGTGACTTCCACCTTCTAAACCTTCGCAGCATCCAGAGCCAA GATCCCAACGCTCCTTCGCCATACACAGCTTTAATTCTTCACCGTTTTGGCCTCGACTGTGCTTTGGATGTTCCAAACTTGGGCTTCAACTGCACCACCACCAAAGGACAG CTGAATGTTTCCGGCCTCTTCAAGAACTTGGACCTGCAGCTTCTGCAGCCCATGTCTTTGACCCTAATGTACTCTAGTCCACCACTGGCCAACCACTCCACAGTCAGCCTGGATCTGATGGAGATCTCCGCCTTCAAGCTCAAACTGCGCTAG
- the man2a2 gene encoding alpha-mannosidase 2x isoform X2, whose amino-acid sequence MKLRKQVTVCGGAIFCVAVFSLYLMLDRVQHDPARRQNGGNFPRNRIEQLEQLLEENHQIISHIKDSVMELTDTGAVSPSGHLPFRSANGSWILPFDGRLTFLAVKPQDCQLAAGSHSQADVQMLDVYSLLKFDNPDGGVWKQGFDITYDADEWDKEPLQVFVVPHSHNDPGWIKTFDKYFTDQTQHILNNMVVKLAEDPRRKFIWSEISFFSKWWESADAQKQEAARKLILEGQLEIVTGGWVMTDEANVHYFAMIDQLIEGHQWLERNIGVTPRSGWAIDPFGHSSTMAYVLNRANLTSMLIQRVHYSVKKHFAATRNLEFMWRQPWDTGSSSDILCHMMPFYSYDVPHTCGPDPKICCQFDFKRLPGGRINCPWKVPPKAVEEANVAERAQLLLDQYRKKSKLYRSKVLLSPLGDDFRYDKALEWDQQYINYQKLFDYMNSQPEMHVKAQFGTLTDYFNALYKSYGLVPGSRPTDFPVLSGDFFAYADREDHYWTGYFTSRPFYKSLDRVIESHLRGAEILYSLAVANARHMGMEGRYPVSDYALLVDARRSVGLFQHHDAITGTAKENVVVDYGTRLLRSLIGLKRVITNAAHFLVMKNKEFYRFYHTEPFLETDDRRATQDSLPQRTLIELDPAGPRYLVLFNPVEQERLCVVTVLVNTIKVRVLTEDGQTLPVQLSAQWSSSSQMGAEVFEATFMVRLPALGLAIFHLYESPDSPMTLRSDTVLRLPGGAHTAHASDPLPVRSQQADPQTFYISSQFLILGFSGTTGLLESIKHKDDPQEIKVQMHFLVYGTRPSRDKSGAYLFLPDGKATPYDHKEPPVVRVVEGPLFSEVVAYYQHFQLAIRIHNVPGVDGLSVDITTTVDIRDQINKELALRLVTDIQSGDVFYTDLNGFQMQLRRYHQKLPLQANFYPMPSQAYIQDSHHRLTLHTAQSLGVSSLKSGQLEVILDRRLMQDDNRGLGQGLKDNKRTVNRFRLLLERRLMGNKMTDSSTMSFPSVLGHMTNAILNHDVLALPVLPKRRGVPPLQSFAPLKSMLPCDFHLLNLRSIQSQDPNAPSPYTALILHRFGLDCALDVPNLGFNCTTTKGQLNVSGLFKNLDLQLLQPMSLTLMYSSPPLANHSTVSLDLMEISAFKLKLR is encoded by the exons ATGAAGCTGAGGAAACAGGTGACCGTGTGTGGAGGGGCCATCTTTTGTGTGGCTGTGTTCTCACTCTATCTCATGTTGGACCGCGTCCAGCATGACCCTGCAAGGCGACAAAATGGTGGAAACTTTCCACGG AACCGGATAGAGCAGTTGGAGCAGCTCCTGGAGGAAAACCATCAAATCATCAGTCACATAAAAGACTCTGTGATGGAGCTCACAGACACAGGAGCAGTGTCTCCCAGTGGCCACCTGCCCTTCAGGAGTGCCAATGGCTCCTGGATCCTTCCCTTTGACGGCCGTCTCACTTTCCTGGCTGTCAAGCCCCAGGACTGTCAGTTGGCTGCAGGCAGTCACAGTCAGGCAGACGTTCAG ATGTTGGATGTATACTCACTCCTCAAGTTTGACAACCCGGATGGTGGTGTGTGGAAACAGGGCTTTGACATAACTTACGATGCTGATGAGTGGGACAAAGAACCCCTGCAAGTGTTTGTGGTCCCACACTCTCACAATGATCCAG GTTGGATTAAGACTTTTGACAAGTACTTCACGGACCAGACACAGCATATTTTAAACAACATGGTGGTGAAGCTGGCCGAGGATCCCCGCAGGAAGTTCATTTGGTCTGAGATTTCCTTCTTCTCCAAGTGGTGGGAGAGTGCAGATGCACAAAAGCAAGAGGCTGCACGCAA ATTGATCCTCGAGGGACAGCTAGAGATTGTGACAGGAGGATGGGTGATGACAGACGAAGCCAACGTTCATTACTTCGCCATGATAGACCAGCTTATTGAGGGACATCAGTGGCTAGAGAGAAACATAG GGGTAACGCCCCGCAGCGGTTGGGCAATAGACCCTTTTGGTCACAGCTCCACTATGGCCTATGTGCTAAATAGGGCCAACCTGACCAGCATGCTCATCCAGAGGGTCCACTACTCGGTCAAAAAGCATTTTGCTGCCACACGCAACTTGGAGTTTATGTGGCGGCAGCCTTGGG ACACTGGATCCAGTTCAGACATACTTTGCCACATGATGCCCTTCTACAGCTATGACGTGCCTCATACATGTGGGCCTGACCCAAAGATCTGCTGCCAGTTTGACTTCAAGAGGCTACCTGGCGGTCGAATCAACTGTCCATGGAAGGTCCCACCCAAGGCTGTGGAGGAGGCAAATGTAGCAGAGAG GGCACAACTCCTCCTGGATCAGTATCGCAAAAAGTCCAAACTTTACCGTAGCAAGGTGCTTCTCAGCCCTCTGGGAGATGACTTCCGCTATGACAAGGCCTTGGAGTGGGACCAGCAGTATATCAACTATCAGAAACTCTTTGATTACATGAATTCTCAGCCTGAGATGCATGTCAAG GCTCAGTTTGGAACCCTGACTGACTACTTCAATGCTCTGTATAAATCCTATGGATTGGTCCCAGGATCACGACCCACAGACTTTCCTGTGCTCAGTGGGGACTTCTTTGCCTATGCAGACCGAGAAGATCACTACTGGACCGGCTACTTTACATCACGGCCCTTTTATAAGAGCTTGGATCGTGTAATTGAATCACACCTCAG GGGAGCTGAAATACTTTACAGCTTAGCAGTTGCCAATGCCCGACACATGGGCATGGAAGGACGCTACCCGGTCTCAGATTACGCCCTGCTTGTTGACGCCAGGCGGTCTGTGGGCCTCTTCCAGCATCATGATGCCATCACTGGCACTGCGAAAGAGAATGTTGTCGTTGATTATGGCACCAG ATTACTACGCTCGCTCATTGGCCTGAAGAGGGTGATCACCAATGCTGCACATTTCCTGGTGATGAAGAACAAAGAGTTCTATCGCTTCTACCACACAGAGCCTTTCCTAGAGACG GACGATAGGCGTGCTACTCAGGACTCCCTCCCGCAGCGCACCTTAATCGAGCTTGATCCAGCTGGGCCAAG GTACCTGGTCCTGTTCAACCCTGTTGAGCAGGAGCGGTTGTGTGTTGTGACCGtgttggtcaacacaatcaaGGTGAGGGTGCTGACTGAAGATGGCCAGACCCTCCCTGTGCAGCTTAGCGCTCAGTGGAGCTCGTCAAGTCAAATGGGCGCAGAAGTGTTTGAG GCTACATTCATGGTGCGCCTACCAGCTTTGGGTCTCGCCATCTTCCATCTGTACGAGTCTCCGGACTCACCCATGACTCTGCGCTCGGACACAGTTCTCCGGCTGCCTGGAGGCGCTCATACTGCCCACGCTTCAGACCCACTTCCTGTTCGGTCCCAGCAAGCTGACCCTCAGACGTTCTACATCAGCAGCCAGTTTCTGATCCTGGGCTTCTCTGGCACCACGGGGCTCTTGGAG AGTATCAAACACAAGGATGATCCTCAGGAAATTAAGGTTCAGATGCACTTCTTGGTGTACGGAACTCGTCCTTCTAGAGACAAAAGTGGTGCTTATCTTTTCCTTCCCGATGGAAAAGCAACG CCCTACGACCACAAAGAGCCACCTGTGGTGCGTGTCGTTGAGGGACCGCTCTTCTCTGAAGTGGTGGCATACTACCAACACTTTCAGCTGGCAATTCGCATCCACAATGTGCCAG GTGTGGATGGCCTGTCTGTGGACATCACCACCACAGTGGACATCAGAGATCAAATTAACAAGGAGCTGGCCCTGCGACTGGTGACTGACATCCAGAGTGGAGATGTCTTCTACACAGACCTCAATGGCTTCCAG ATGCAGCTTCGTCGCTACCACCAGAAACTCCCCTTGCAAGCTAACTTCTACCCAATGCCCAGCCAGGCTTACATCCAGGACAGCCATCATAGGCTAACACTGCACACGGCACAGTCTCTGGGTGTCAGCAGCCTCAAGAGTG GCCAACTGGAAGTGATTTTGGACCGCCGACTGATGCAGGATGATAATCGTGGGCTGGGTCAAGGCCTCAAGGACAACAAGAGGACGGTCAACCGCTTTCGACTGCTTCTGGAGAGGAGATTGATGGGCAACAAG ATGACAGATAGCTCCACGATGAGCTTCCCCTCTGTGcttggtcacatgaccaacgCCATCCTGAATCACGACGTTCTGGCGCTACCTGTCCTGCCGAAAAGGCGTGGCGTGCCTCCTCTGCAAAGCTTTGCGCCACTCAAGTCCATGCTTCCCTGTGACTTCCACCTTCTAAACCTTCGCAGCATCCAGAGCCAA GATCCCAACGCTCCTTCGCCATACACAGCTTTAATTCTTCACCGTTTTGGCCTCGACTGTGCTTTGGATGTTCCAAACTTGGGCTTCAACTGCACCACCACCAAAGGACAG CTGAATGTTTCCGGCCTCTTCAAGAACTTGGACCTGCAGCTTCTGCAGCCCATGTCTTTGACCCTAATGTACTCTAGTCCACCACTGGCCAACCACTCCACAGTCAGCCTGGATCTGATGGAGATCTCCGCCTTCAAGCTCAAACTGCGCTAG
- the man2a2 gene encoding alpha-mannosidase 2x isoform X1 codes for MKLRKQVTVCGGAIFCVAVFSLYLMLDRVQHDPARRQNGGNFPRSQISVLQNRIEQLEQLLEENHQIISHIKDSVMELTDTGAVSPSGHLPFRSANGSWILPFDGRLTFLAVKPQDCQLAAGSHSQADVQMLDVYSLLKFDNPDGGVWKQGFDITYDADEWDKEPLQVFVVPHSHNDPGWIKTFDKYFTDQTQHILNNMVVKLAEDPRRKFIWSEISFFSKWWESADAQKQEAARKLILEGQLEIVTGGWVMTDEANVHYFAMIDQLIEGHQWLERNIGVTPRSGWAIDPFGHSSTMAYVLNRANLTSMLIQRVHYSVKKHFAATRNLEFMWRQPWDTGSSSDILCHMMPFYSYDVPHTCGPDPKICCQFDFKRLPGGRINCPWKVPPKAVEEANVAERAQLLLDQYRKKSKLYRSKVLLSPLGDDFRYDKALEWDQQYINYQKLFDYMNSQPEMHVKAQFGTLTDYFNALYKSYGLVPGSRPTDFPVLSGDFFAYADREDHYWTGYFTSRPFYKSLDRVIESHLRGAEILYSLAVANARHMGMEGRYPVSDYALLVDARRSVGLFQHHDAITGTAKENVVVDYGTRLLRSLIGLKRVITNAAHFLVMKNKEFYRFYHTEPFLETDDRRATQDSLPQRTLIELDPAGPRYLVLFNPVEQERLCVVTVLVNTIKVRVLTEDGQTLPVQLSAQWSSSSQMGAEVFEATFMVRLPALGLAIFHLYESPDSPMTLRSDTVLRLPGGAHTAHASDPLPVRSQQADPQTFYISSQFLILGFSGTTGLLESIKHKDDPQEIKVQMHFLVYGTRPSRDKSGAYLFLPDGKATPYDHKEPPVVRVVEGPLFSEVVAYYQHFQLAIRIHNVPGVDGLSVDITTTVDIRDQINKELALRLVTDIQSGDVFYTDLNGFQMQLRRYHQKLPLQANFYPMPSQAYIQDSHHRLTLHTAQSLGVSSLKSGQLEVILDRRLMQDDNRGLGQGLKDNKRTVNRFRLLLERRLMGNKMTDSSTMSFPSVLGHMTNAILNHDVLALPVLPKRRGVPPLQSFAPLKSMLPCDFHLLNLRSIQSQDPNAPSPYTALILHRFGLDCALDVPNLGFNCTTTKGQLNVSGLFKNLDLQLLQPMSLTLMYSSPPLANHSTVSLDLMEISAFKLKLR; via the exons ATGAAGCTGAGGAAACAGGTGACCGTGTGTGGAGGGGCCATCTTTTGTGTGGCTGTGTTCTCACTCTATCTCATGTTGGACCGCGTCCAGCATGACCCTGCAAGGCGACAAAATGGTGGAAACTTTCCACGG AGCCAAATTTCCGTCCTGCAGAACCGGATAGAGCAGTTGGAGCAGCTCCTGGAGGAAAACCATCAAATCATCAGTCACATAAAAGACTCTGTGATGGAGCTCACAGACACAGGAGCAGTGTCTCCCAGTGGCCACCTGCCCTTCAGGAGTGCCAATGGCTCCTGGATCCTTCCCTTTGACGGCCGTCTCACTTTCCTGGCTGTCAAGCCCCAGGACTGTCAGTTGGCTGCAGGCAGTCACAGTCAGGCAGACGTTCAG ATGTTGGATGTATACTCACTCCTCAAGTTTGACAACCCGGATGGTGGTGTGTGGAAACAGGGCTTTGACATAACTTACGATGCTGATGAGTGGGACAAAGAACCCCTGCAAGTGTTTGTGGTCCCACACTCTCACAATGATCCAG GTTGGATTAAGACTTTTGACAAGTACTTCACGGACCAGACACAGCATATTTTAAACAACATGGTGGTGAAGCTGGCCGAGGATCCCCGCAGGAAGTTCATTTGGTCTGAGATTTCCTTCTTCTCCAAGTGGTGGGAGAGTGCAGATGCACAAAAGCAAGAGGCTGCACGCAA ATTGATCCTCGAGGGACAGCTAGAGATTGTGACAGGAGGATGGGTGATGACAGACGAAGCCAACGTTCATTACTTCGCCATGATAGACCAGCTTATTGAGGGACATCAGTGGCTAGAGAGAAACATAG GGGTAACGCCCCGCAGCGGTTGGGCAATAGACCCTTTTGGTCACAGCTCCACTATGGCCTATGTGCTAAATAGGGCCAACCTGACCAGCATGCTCATCCAGAGGGTCCACTACTCGGTCAAAAAGCATTTTGCTGCCACACGCAACTTGGAGTTTATGTGGCGGCAGCCTTGGG ACACTGGATCCAGTTCAGACATACTTTGCCACATGATGCCCTTCTACAGCTATGACGTGCCTCATACATGTGGGCCTGACCCAAAGATCTGCTGCCAGTTTGACTTCAAGAGGCTACCTGGCGGTCGAATCAACTGTCCATGGAAGGTCCCACCCAAGGCTGTGGAGGAGGCAAATGTAGCAGAGAG GGCACAACTCCTCCTGGATCAGTATCGCAAAAAGTCCAAACTTTACCGTAGCAAGGTGCTTCTCAGCCCTCTGGGAGATGACTTCCGCTATGACAAGGCCTTGGAGTGGGACCAGCAGTATATCAACTATCAGAAACTCTTTGATTACATGAATTCTCAGCCTGAGATGCATGTCAAG GCTCAGTTTGGAACCCTGACTGACTACTTCAATGCTCTGTATAAATCCTATGGATTGGTCCCAGGATCACGACCCACAGACTTTCCTGTGCTCAGTGGGGACTTCTTTGCCTATGCAGACCGAGAAGATCACTACTGGACCGGCTACTTTACATCACGGCCCTTTTATAAGAGCTTGGATCGTGTAATTGAATCACACCTCAG GGGAGCTGAAATACTTTACAGCTTAGCAGTTGCCAATGCCCGACACATGGGCATGGAAGGACGCTACCCGGTCTCAGATTACGCCCTGCTTGTTGACGCCAGGCGGTCTGTGGGCCTCTTCCAGCATCATGATGCCATCACTGGCACTGCGAAAGAGAATGTTGTCGTTGATTATGGCACCAG ATTACTACGCTCGCTCATTGGCCTGAAGAGGGTGATCACCAATGCTGCACATTTCCTGGTGATGAAGAACAAAGAGTTCTATCGCTTCTACCACACAGAGCCTTTCCTAGAGACG GACGATAGGCGTGCTACTCAGGACTCCCTCCCGCAGCGCACCTTAATCGAGCTTGATCCAGCTGGGCCAAG GTACCTGGTCCTGTTCAACCCTGTTGAGCAGGAGCGGTTGTGTGTTGTGACCGtgttggtcaacacaatcaaGGTGAGGGTGCTGACTGAAGATGGCCAGACCCTCCCTGTGCAGCTTAGCGCTCAGTGGAGCTCGTCAAGTCAAATGGGCGCAGAAGTGTTTGAG GCTACATTCATGGTGCGCCTACCAGCTTTGGGTCTCGCCATCTTCCATCTGTACGAGTCTCCGGACTCACCCATGACTCTGCGCTCGGACACAGTTCTCCGGCTGCCTGGAGGCGCTCATACTGCCCACGCTTCAGACCCACTTCCTGTTCGGTCCCAGCAAGCTGACCCTCAGACGTTCTACATCAGCAGCCAGTTTCTGATCCTGGGCTTCTCTGGCACCACGGGGCTCTTGGAG AGTATCAAACACAAGGATGATCCTCAGGAAATTAAGGTTCAGATGCACTTCTTGGTGTACGGAACTCGTCCTTCTAGAGACAAAAGTGGTGCTTATCTTTTCCTTCCCGATGGAAAAGCAACG CCCTACGACCACAAAGAGCCACCTGTGGTGCGTGTCGTTGAGGGACCGCTCTTCTCTGAAGTGGTGGCATACTACCAACACTTTCAGCTGGCAATTCGCATCCACAATGTGCCAG GTGTGGATGGCCTGTCTGTGGACATCACCACCACAGTGGACATCAGAGATCAAATTAACAAGGAGCTGGCCCTGCGACTGGTGACTGACATCCAGAGTGGAGATGTCTTCTACACAGACCTCAATGGCTTCCAG ATGCAGCTTCGTCGCTACCACCAGAAACTCCCCTTGCAAGCTAACTTCTACCCAATGCCCAGCCAGGCTTACATCCAGGACAGCCATCATAGGCTAACACTGCACACGGCACAGTCTCTGGGTGTCAGCAGCCTCAAGAGTG GCCAACTGGAAGTGATTTTGGACCGCCGACTGATGCAGGATGATAATCGTGGGCTGGGTCAAGGCCTCAAGGACAACAAGAGGACGGTCAACCGCTTTCGACTGCTTCTGGAGAGGAGATTGATGGGCAACAAG ATGACAGATAGCTCCACGATGAGCTTCCCCTCTGTGcttggtcacatgaccaacgCCATCCTGAATCACGACGTTCTGGCGCTACCTGTCCTGCCGAAAAGGCGTGGCGTGCCTCCTCTGCAAAGCTTTGCGCCACTCAAGTCCATGCTTCCCTGTGACTTCCACCTTCTAAACCTTCGCAGCATCCAGAGCCAA GATCCCAACGCTCCTTCGCCATACACAGCTTTAATTCTTCACCGTTTTGGCCTCGACTGTGCTTTGGATGTTCCAAACTTGGGCTTCAACTGCACCACCACCAAAGGACAG CTGAATGTTTCCGGCCTCTTCAAGAACTTGGACCTGCAGCTTCTGCAGCCCATGTCTTTGACCCTAATGTACTCTAGTCCACCACTGGCCAACCACTCCACAGTCAGCCTGGATCTGATGGAGATCTCCGCCTTCAAGCTCAAACTGCGCTAG